From the Acidobacteriota bacterium genome, one window contains:
- a CDS encoding matrixin family metalloprotease has translation MTTIRRRTLWGALVVLLLGVTAADTPLGFSLLPNKWPNGTVTMHLQLGSASSPLVDGLTSWNQVATNALATWNTHIDLVKFSAVPNSTASRAENDGRNSVFFDSAVFGDPFDRDTLAIATSWYRVSTGAKIEGDVVFNNAKSWNSYRGNLRTSGTTTVNDLMRVALHEFGHILGLDHPDENGQNVSALMNSEISNLDALTADDIAGGRSLYGGGVTSNVSFPPRNEPNDFFNQLIGVYQNELRAGQVTTYVDPEGIVVWLIEYARYRVGLCDHSAAQTRVFAAIDNAGVFGVCALTPAGTIPFPPRNEGLDFMNALQVKYRDDLRRGAGSSFVNNEGAVVWVLEYLRYRLNGCNHGDATTKVFAQIRGQGVQPVCR, from the coding sequence ATGACGACCATTCGCCGCCGCACCCTGTGGGGAGCGCTGGTTGTGCTGCTGCTCGGCGTGACGGCCGCCGACACGCCGCTCGGCTTTTCGCTGCTCCCCAACAAGTGGCCGAACGGCACGGTGACCATGCACCTGCAGCTGGGCAGCGCGTCGAGCCCGCTGGTGGACGGCTTGACCAGCTGGAACCAGGTGGCCACCAATGCCCTGGCCACCTGGAACACCCATATCGACCTGGTCAAGTTCTCGGCTGTGCCGAACTCCACCGCATCGCGCGCCGAGAATGACGGCCGCAACAGCGTGTTCTTCGATTCCGCGGTGTTCGGCGATCCGTTCGACCGCGACACCCTGGCGATCGCCACGAGCTGGTATCGCGTCAGCACGGGCGCCAAGATCGAGGGTGACGTGGTGTTCAACAACGCCAAGTCGTGGAACTCGTACCGCGGCAACTTGCGCACCTCGGGCACCACCACGGTCAACGACTTGATGCGCGTGGCGCTGCACGAGTTCGGTCACATTCTCGGCCTCGACCATCCCGACGAGAACGGCCAGAACGTCAGCGCGCTGATGAATTCGGAGATCAGCAACCTCGACGCGCTGACGGCCGACGACATTGCCGGTGGCCGCTCGTTGTACGGCGGCGGCGTGACCTCGAACGTCAGCTTCCCACCGCGCAACGAGCCGAACGACTTCTTCAACCAGTTGATCGGCGTGTACCAGAACGAGTTGCGCGCCGGCCAGGTCACCACCTACGTCGATCCGGAAGGCATCGTCGTGTGGCTGATCGAGTACGCGCGCTACCGGGTGGGCTTGTGCGATCACTCGGCGGCGCAAACCCGCGTGTTCGCCGCGATCGACAACGCCGGGGTCTTTGGGGTGTGCGCGCTCACGCCGGCCGGCACCATTCCCTTCCCGCCACGCAACGAAGGGCTCGACTTCATGAATGCCCTGCAGGTGAAGTACCGCGACGATCTCAGGCGCGGCGCCGGCTCGTCGTTTGTGAACAACGAGGGCGCCGTGGTCTGGGTACTCGAGTACCTGCGCTATCGCTTGAATGGCTGCAACCACGGTGATGCCACGACGAAGGTGTTCGCGCAAATTCGCGGCCAGGGCGTCCAGCCCGTCTGTCGCTAG
- a CDS encoding ferritin-like domain-containing protein, with amino-acid sequence MVATRAAHAQEQPSREPRLISDTDILNFILNLDYLQAEFYTVAISGRRIGDYSVATSGVGTTGDTVGGAAIPFEPRLHEVVTQLAADERAHVKTLRDRLGPLAVAKPAINLEAMGTGFRSEAEFLALARMFEDLVMTSYLGVSSLIGDPRMRATAVGLALAEAQHANTFRSLVSERGLVVTRFDALDVPPPPAAGGRHFNVDSEGLCNVRSASQALAVLYRTGTPFAAAGGFFPQGLNGVVKNV; translated from the coding sequence TTGGTTGCCACCCGCGCGGCCCACGCTCAAGAACAGCCATCGCGCGAGCCGCGGCTGATCTCCGACACCGACATCCTGAATTTCATCCTGAACCTGGACTACCTGCAGGCCGAGTTCTATACCGTCGCCATCAGCGGCCGGCGGATCGGGGACTACAGCGTCGCCACTAGCGGCGTCGGGACCACCGGCGATACTGTTGGCGGCGCCGCGATCCCCTTCGAGCCCCGCCTGCACGAGGTAGTGACGCAACTGGCCGCCGACGAACGGGCCCACGTGAAGACCTTGCGCGATCGGCTGGGTCCCCTGGCCGTCGCGAAGCCGGCCATCAACCTCGAGGCCATGGGCACCGGGTTCCGGTCCGAAGCCGAGTTTCTCGCACTCGCACGAATGTTCGAGGATCTGGTGATGACGTCGTACCTGGGCGTGAGCAGCCTGATCGGTGATCCCCGGATGAGGGCCACCGCGGTGGGCCTGGCCCTCGCCGAAGCCCAGCACGCGAACACGTTCCGGAGCCTTGTCTCGGAACGCGGCCTGGTCGTCACCCGCTTCGATGCGCTCGACGTGCCGCCGCCACCGGCGGCCGGGGGCCGGCACTTCAACGTCGACAGCGAAGGCCTCTGCAACGTTCGCAGCGCGAGCCAGGCGCTGGCCGTGCTCTATCGCACCGGGACGCCTTTCGCCGCCGCCGGCGGCTTCTTTCCCCAGGGTCTCAACGGCGTAGTGAAGAACGTCTAG
- a CDS encoding nucleotidyltransferase family protein, whose translation MIRAIVLAAGASSRMGQAKAALPLGTTGDTVLSRVVTTLLAAGLPSVAVVAGAHIDAVRAAMPAFEPRARVVEHLGWAEGQLSSLLAGLAAVDDPQLEAILVTLVDVPLVRPASVAAIVAAWRESRAPIVRPVHPSTTLRAGGARHGHPVIFDRAVFDDLRSADPRIGAKAIFAAHASRRLDVPVEDAGAYLDIDTPDEYRSVLKRSEGN comes from the coding sequence ATGATTCGCGCCATCGTGCTGGCTGCCGGCGCCTCGTCCAGAATGGGCCAGGCCAAGGCCGCGCTACCTTTAGGGACAACCGGAGACACAGTGCTGTCGCGGGTCGTGACCACCTTGCTGGCGGCCGGTCTCCCCAGTGTGGCCGTGGTCGCCGGCGCGCACATTGATGCCGTTCGCGCTGCGATGCCAGCCTTTGAACCGCGCGCGCGGGTGGTCGAGCACCTGGGCTGGGCCGAGGGGCAGCTGTCGTCGCTGCTGGCGGGGCTGGCCGCCGTGGATGACCCCCAACTCGAGGCGATCCTGGTCACCCTGGTGGACGTGCCGCTCGTGCGGCCCGCCTCGGTCGCCGCCATTGTCGCCGCCTGGCGAGAGTCGCGGGCGCCGATTGTACGGCCGGTCCACCCTTCGACTACGCTCAGGGCAGGTGGCGCGCGCCATGGCCATCCCGTGATTTTCGATCGCGCCGTGTTCGATGACCTGCGCTCGGCCGATCCGCGGATCGGCGCAAAGGCGATCTTTGCCGCGCACGCGTCGCGGCGGCTCGACGTGCCGGTCGAGGACGCGGGCGCGTATCTCGACATCGACACGCCCGACGAGTATCGATCCGTACTGAAGCGCTCAGAAGGTAACTAG
- a CDS encoding cold shock domain-containing protein, which yields MPTGTIARLLIDKGFGFIRDESGLEHFFHRSSVRGAVFELLREGQRVEFVIEESQKGPRAGDVRLVEG from the coding sequence ATGCCGACCGGAACAATCGCACGGCTCCTTATCGACAAGGGTTTCGGATTCATTCGTGATGAATCCGGCCTGGAGCATTTCTTCCACCGCAGTTCCGTTCGCGGGGCGGTGTTTGAACTGCTGCGCGAAGGACAGCGCGTCGAGTTCGTCATCGAGGAATCCCAGAAGGGCCCTCGCGCAGGAGACGTGCGGCTCGTTGAGGGGTAG
- a CDS encoding YdcF family protein: MKRILVRLAAVAALFLVLVAVAAPRLGGWLVVEDPLQKADAIFVLGGTMFERPLEAVDLYHEGWAPRMLLMRQIADDGEVELQRRGVQYHREIDVQVDVLTRLGVPLAAIEILGQQNSTKDEADALRDIVVARNWSRVIVVTSKQHTRRARLVMNRRVATTGGQVILRASRYDRTDADGWWRQRGTLRFTLFETQRLIAYWLGIAD, from the coding sequence TTGAAACGTATCCTTGTTCGCCTGGCCGCCGTCGCGGCACTCTTCCTCGTTCTGGTCGCCGTTGCCGCGCCGCGCCTGGGCGGCTGGCTCGTCGTCGAAGATCCCCTGCAGAAAGCCGACGCCATCTTCGTGCTGGGCGGCACCATGTTCGAGCGTCCGCTCGAGGCCGTGGACCTGTATCACGAAGGGTGGGCGCCGCGAATGCTGCTGATGCGGCAGATTGCGGACGATGGCGAGGTGGAGTTGCAGCGGCGCGGCGTGCAGTACCACCGGGAAATTGACGTGCAGGTGGACGTGCTGACCAGGCTGGGCGTGCCGCTGGCGGCCATCGAGATCCTGGGCCAACAGAACAGCACCAAGGACGAAGCCGACGCGCTGCGCGACATCGTCGTGGCCAGGAACTGGTCGCGGGTGATCGTCGTGACGTCGAAGCAGCACACGCGGCGCGCCAGGCTGGTAATGAACCGTCGCGTCGCGACGACCGGCGGGCAGGTGATCCTCCGCGCATCGCGCTACGACCGGACCGACGCGGACGGCTGGTGGCGGCAGCGTGGCACGCTGCGGTTCACGTTGTTCGAGACGCAGCGGTTGATCGCCTACTGGCTGGGGATAGCGGACTGA
- a CDS encoding HAD family hydrolase: MKTPALVLFDIDGTLLLSGRAGMRAMTRAFATTFGVADGFTHASFGGRTDSFLLSQALQAAGLPDTAENHARFRDTYLPLLEEEIQHEGTGHKGLMPGARELVEALGEYDHLHLALLTGNYRAAAEIKLTYFELWDFFEWGAFSDDAADRNALVPIARQRAETYDVPAEALERVIVIGDTPHDIECARVAGAQCLAVATGGHSVDELAAAGADFVLADLADTEKVLALLV; encoded by the coding sequence GTGAAAACTCCCGCCCTCGTTCTATTCGATATTGATGGCACGCTGCTGCTGAGCGGCCGTGCCGGGATGCGCGCCATGACGCGCGCCTTTGCCACCACCTTTGGCGTGGCCGACGGCTTCACGCACGCGTCATTTGGCGGCCGGACCGATTCGTTTCTCCTGTCGCAGGCGCTGCAGGCGGCCGGCCTGCCCGACACGGCCGAGAACCACGCGCGCTTCCGCGACACGTACCTGCCGCTGCTCGAGGAAGAGATCCAGCACGAAGGCACGGGCCACAAGGGACTGATGCCTGGGGCCCGCGAGCTGGTCGAGGCGCTGGGCGAGTATGACCACCTGCACCTGGCCCTGCTGACCGGCAACTACCGCGCGGCGGCCGAGATCAAGCTGACCTATTTCGAGTTGTGGGACTTCTTCGAATGGGGTGCCTTCAGCGACGATGCCGCGGATCGCAATGCGCTGGTGCCAATCGCGCGGCAGCGTGCCGAGACCTACGACGTGCCGGCCGAAGCGCTCGAGCGCGTCATCGTCATTGGCGACACGCCGCATGACATCGAGTGCGCGCGCGTCGCCGGGGCGCAGTGCCTTGCAGTGGCGACGGGTGGACACTCGGTTGACGAGCTGGCCGCCGCCGGCGCGGACTTCGTGCTGGCAGATCTAGCCGATACCGAGAAGGTGTTAGCGCTGTTGGTGTGA
- a CDS encoding PHP domain-containing protein: protein MIDLHLHTTASDGRLTPPQLVARVAAAGIATMSVTDHDTVAALAEAGVEAAARGIRLIPGIEITSVAEERDVHMLGYFFDPASPALLTFLEGQRAERVARVREIGARLATLGMPVDVESMVTAAATRPGTSIGRPQVARALVAAGHVASVAEAFERWLATGLPAFVPRTGPSPATVVAAIHAAGGVASFAHPAVTRRDALIGPLAESGLDAIEVYHSDHLPEDVQLYRGLAQRLGLLVSGGSDFHGDPSTHQGDSLPASPPGSLRAGGGARSHRNTLGAILLPPDDLAALEQRANARRPS from the coding sequence GTGATCGATCTCCATCTCCACACCACCGCGTCCGACGGCCGCCTGACGCCGCCCCAGTTGGTGGCGCGAGTCGCCGCCGCCGGCATCGCCACCATGAGCGTGACCGATCACGACACGGTCGCGGCGTTGGCCGAGGCCGGGGTCGAGGCGGCGGCCCGCGGCATTCGGCTGATCCCCGGCATCGAGATCACCTCGGTCGCCGAGGAGCGCGACGTTCACATGCTGGGCTACTTCTTCGATCCGGCCAGCCCGGCGCTGTTGACATTTCTCGAGGGGCAGCGCGCCGAGCGCGTGGCGCGCGTCCGCGAGATTGGCGCGCGGTTGGCCACGCTCGGCATGCCCGTGGACGTCGAGTCGATGGTCACCGCCGCGGCGACGCGGCCGGGCACCTCGATTGGGCGGCCACAGGTGGCGCGCGCGCTGGTTGCCGCCGGCCATGTCGCGTCGGTGGCCGAGGCCTTCGAACGCTGGCTGGCGACGGGCCTGCCGGCCTTCGTGCCGCGCACCGGCCCGAGCCCGGCCACGGTCGTGGCGGCCATTCATGCGGCCGGCGGTGTGGCGTCGTTCGCGCATCCGGCCGTGACCAGGCGCGATGCGCTGATCGGCCCGCTGGCGGAGTCGGGGCTCGATGCCATCGAGGTCTATCACTCGGATCACCTGCCGGAAGACGTGCAGTTGTATCGCGGGCTCGCGCAGCGGCTGGGCCTGCTCGTCAGCGGCGGCTCCGACTTTCATGGCGACCCTTCGACTCACCAGGGGGACTCGCTCCCGGCCAGTCCCCCTGGTTCGCTCAGGGCAGGAGGCGGGGCGCGCTCGCATCGCAATACCCTGGGCGCCATCCTGTTGCCTCCCGACGACCTGGCGGCGCTCGAGCAGCGCGCCAACGCCCGGCGCCCGTCGTGA
- a CDS encoding transcriptional repressor, whose protein sequence is MATPAAIPDLDRLRPAGTKRSSKRDLIVNVFLKQEGHLSADDLVVLIKREDERISRATVYRTLQWMEEAGIARKVDFGEGRFRFEHSYRHPRHFHLICKTCNRSYEFLSSDIESLVEEVAAARAFTARQSVVQVYGTCDACTTGRAPEEPSNSELLFARDALRIAIATERSGMEFYGSGVKLVKDPRAREIFRKLATEEVHHLKTLEARYDALLKQDPLLESRPTFLFFKGAANGLFAAGTDQLRRDGVDDLEAYRIGIRCERGSHRFFKRYGERFEDSEGKQVFLDFAEEEREHLELLIREYRALVKRQRATGHKPLGAPKRPRGGGRAKARSRAAGR, encoded by the coding sequence ATGGCCACCCCGGCGGCCATCCCGGATCTCGATCGGCTGCGACCGGCCGGCACGAAACGTTCGAGCAAGCGCGACCTGATCGTCAACGTGTTCCTCAAGCAGGAGGGACACTTGAGCGCCGACGATCTGGTGGTGCTGATCAAGCGCGAGGACGAGCGGATCAGCCGGGCCACGGTCTATCGCACCCTGCAGTGGATGGAAGAGGCGGGGATCGCCCGCAAGGTCGACTTCGGCGAGGGCCGCTTCCGCTTCGAGCACTCGTACCGGCATCCCCGGCACTTTCACCTGATCTGCAAGACCTGCAACCGCTCGTACGAGTTTCTCAGCTCCGACATCGAGTCGCTGGTCGAAGAAGTGGCGGCAGCCCGCGCGTTCACGGCGCGGCAGAGCGTCGTCCAGGTCTACGGCACCTGCGATGCGTGCACGACCGGGCGCGCGCCGGAAGAGCCCTCCAACTCCGAACTGCTGTTCGCGCGCGATGCGCTGCGCATTGCGATTGCCACGGAGCGCAGCGGCATGGAGTTTTACGGCAGTGGCGTGAAGCTGGTCAAGGATCCGCGGGCCCGCGAGATCTTCCGCAAGCTGGCCACCGAGGAAGTGCACCACCTGAAGACCCTCGAGGCGCGCTACGACGCGCTGCTCAAGCAGGATCCGCTGCTCGAGTCGCGGCCGACGTTCCTGTTCTTCAAGGGCGCGGCCAACGGCCTGTTTGCCGCCGGCACCGATCAACTGCGCCGCGACGGGGTCGACGACCTCGAGGCCTATCGCATCGGCATTCGCTGCGAGCGCGGGTCGCACCGCTTCTTCAAGCGCTACGGCGAACGCTTCGAAGACTCGGAAGGCAAGCAGGTCTTCCTGGATTTCGCCGAAGAAGAACGCGAGCACCTGGAGCTGCTAATCCGCGAGTACCGAGCCCTCGTCAAACGGCAGCGCGCCACCGGACACAAACCACTTGGCGCGCCGAAGCGTCCGCGCGGAGGCGGGCGAGCCAAAGCGCGCTCGCGCGCTGCGGGTCGCTGA
- the erpA gene encoding iron-sulfur cluster insertion protein ErpA, with translation MNTETHTLTPTAPPMTDPMITVTESAAGKIRELLAEEGKLESGLRVFVQGGGCSGFQYGLMIEESGGVGDQLFESNGVRLFVDPVSVSYLKGAEVDFVDTITGGGFTIKNPNATSTCGCGSSFSA, from the coding sequence ATGAATACAGAGACGCACACCCTCACCCCGACCGCGCCCCCGATGACCGACCCGATGATCACGGTCACCGAATCGGCAGCCGGCAAGATCCGCGAACTGCTCGCCGAAGAGGGCAAGCTCGAAAGCGGCCTGCGCGTGTTCGTGCAGGGCGGTGGCTGCTCGGGCTTCCAGTACGGCCTGATGATCGAAGAGAGCGGCGGCGTCGGCGACCAGCTGTTCGAGTCGAACGGCGTGCGCCTGTTCGTCGACCCGGTGAGTGTCAGCTACCTGAAGGGCGCCGAAGTGGATTTCGTCGACACCATCACCGGCGGCGGCTTCACCATCAAGAACCCCAACGCCACCTCGACCTGTGGCTGCGGCTCGTCCTTCAGCGCGTAA
- a CDS encoding FumA C-terminus/TtdB family hydratase beta subunit, which translates to MLPSFFDSVVALIVKTSTDLPPDVRAAMRHARDTEAADSRAGQALSIISQNIDQAAEVEGAICQDTGMPTFEVKTPVGVNQILLKKQIKDAIAEATRRGKLRPNSVDSLTGENSGNNLGPGTPVIHFEQWERDDIEVKLLLKGGGCENMNAQYSLPAELPHLGRADRTMEGVRKCILHAVWNAQGKGCAPGAIGVCIGGDRTSGYVEAKQQLFRSLDDLNPDARLAELEAEIMRTVNTLGIGPMGFGGRISLIGCKVGAQNRLPASFFVSVAYDCWAYRRLGVTLDGATGAIKEWIYRDPSVPTIPMMDQAGFKRTGREVVLRAPIDEATIRSLKVGDVVLISGQAYTGRDAVHHHLASHAPPVDLNGGVIYHCGPVVAKQDDGSWKVTAAGPTTSIREEPYQADIIGKYGIRVVMGKGGMGGKTLAGLKQHGAVYLNAIGGAAQFYARCIDRVEGVSLLEFGTPEAMWHLQLRDFPAIVTMDAHGNSLHKDLEQDSAGHLAELAEARF; encoded by the coding sequence ATGCTCCCCAGCTTCTTCGATTCCGTGGTCGCGCTGATTGTGAAGACCTCCACGGACCTGCCGCCCGACGTGCGGGCGGCCATGCGGCACGCCCGCGACACCGAGGCGGCCGACTCGCGCGCCGGCCAGGCGCTCAGCATCATCAGCCAGAACATCGACCAGGCGGCCGAAGTCGAGGGGGCCATTTGCCAGGACACCGGCATGCCGACCTTCGAGGTGAAGACCCCGGTCGGCGTGAACCAGATCCTGCTCAAGAAGCAGATCAAGGACGCCATTGCGGAGGCCACCAGGCGCGGCAAGCTGCGCCCCAACTCGGTTGATTCGCTGACCGGCGAGAACAGCGGCAACAACCTGGGCCCCGGCACGCCGGTAATTCACTTCGAGCAGTGGGAGCGCGACGACATCGAGGTGAAGCTGCTGCTGAAGGGCGGCGGCTGCGAGAACATGAACGCGCAGTACTCGCTGCCGGCCGAGCTGCCGCACCTCGGCCGCGCCGACCGCACCATGGAGGGCGTGCGCAAGTGCATTCTCCACGCGGTGTGGAACGCGCAGGGCAAGGGCTGCGCCCCGGGCGCCATCGGCGTGTGCATTGGCGGCGACCGCACCAGCGGCTATGTCGAGGCCAAGCAGCAGCTGTTCCGCAGCCTCGACGACCTCAACCCCGACGCGCGGCTCGCCGAGCTCGAGGCCGAGATCATGCGCACCGTGAACACGCTCGGCATCGGCCCCATGGGCTTTGGCGGCCGCATCTCGCTGATTGGCTGCAAGGTCGGCGCGCAGAACCGCCTGCCGGCAAGCTTCTTCGTGTCGGTCGCGTACGACTGCTGGGCCTATCGCCGGCTGGGCGTAACGCTCGACGGCGCCACCGGGGCGATCAAGGAATGGATCTATCGGGATCCGTCGGTGCCGACCATTCCGATGATGGACCAGGCCGGTTTCAAGCGCACCGGCCGCGAGGTGGTGCTGCGCGCGCCGATCGACGAGGCCACCATCCGGTCCCTCAAGGTCGGCGACGTCGTGCTGATCAGCGGCCAGGCTTACACGGGCCGCGATGCAGTGCACCATCACCTGGCGAGTCACGCGCCGCCGGTGGACCTGAACGGCGGGGTGATTTATCACTGCGGCCCCGTGGTGGCGAAGCAGGACGACGGGTCATGGAAGGTGACTGCGGCGGGGCCGACCACCAGCATCCGCGAGGAGCCGTATCAGGCCGACATCATCGGCAAGTACGGCATTCGCGTGGTGATGGGCAAGGGCGGGATGGGCGGCAAGACGCTGGCCGGCCTGAAGCAGCACGGGGCGGTCTACCTCAACGCCATCGGCGGGGCTGCACAGTTCTACGCGCGCTGTATTGACCGGGTGGAGGGGGTGTCGCTGCTCGAGTTTGGAACTCCTGAGGCCATGTGGCATCTACAACTTAGGGACTTCCCAGCGATCGTGACCATGGACGCCCACGGCAACAGCCTGCACAAGGACCTGGAGCAGGACTCGGCGGGGCACCTGGCCGAACTGGCAGAAGCAAGGTTTTAG
- a CDS encoding ABC transporter permease, whose protein sequence is MKLALRRLFKSPAFALTAVMTVGAAIGANALIFSVVNGIILKPLPYHQPASLVAVWHVAPGVMAGPLNQSAATYFMYRDSAQVFEDIGLWSNGSATVTGRGEPEQVQTMNVTDGTLGVLGVRPALGRGFSREDDLPTGPDVVMLSHRYWERVFSSSPAAIGQSLMLNGRAHEVIGVLPEGFRFLDQNPSLFVTFQFNRTEIHAAGFSYQGIARLKPDTSIAQANADVERLLPTLTERFPLPPGFTQKMFEEAKFGSLVRPLEVDVVGDIGSMLWLMLGTVALVLLVACANVANLFLVRAEGRQQELAVRLALGGSARRVAWELMSESLLVAMLGGVLGVGLAYGGIQLLVYLQPAQLPRLNEITLDPVVLVFTLGLSLVAGLLFGAIPVLKYARPHLAAALKDSSRGSSEGRERHRARNTFVVAQVALAAILLVASGLMVRTFLAIRDVPPGFTKPEEVLTLRISIPQAVVSNAGQVAQLHEQIVRRIEAVPGVVSVGTTSSLPMDGNNNNDPVWVEDFPAPEGQIPTLRRHKYIGEGYFAAMGNHIVAGRDLTWRDVHTSAPVALISDNLAREYWKDPSRAVGRRIRRSSQSPWIEIVGVVGDDRQDGATQPSPTMVYWPILTTGFDNQPYIQRSLAYAIRSSRLQSSTFLPEVQRAVWSLNPNLPLARVRTLSQIYDESMAQTSFVLVILGIAAAVTLLLGVVGIYGVIAYIVSQRRREIGIRMALGAHGGTVQRMFISRGVALAGIGLVVGLVSASLLMRLLSSLLFGVSPFDPLTYAAVVTALGLVALVATWLPARQATRVDPMSALRAD, encoded by the coding sequence GTGAAACTCGCCCTGCGCCGCCTCTTCAAGAGCCCAGCTTTCGCTCTGACCGCGGTCATGACGGTGGGCGCCGCGATTGGCGCCAACGCCCTGATTTTCAGCGTCGTCAACGGCATCATCCTCAAACCGCTGCCGTATCACCAGCCGGCCTCGCTGGTGGCGGTGTGGCATGTGGCCCCAGGGGTGATGGCGGGGCCGCTCAATCAGTCGGCCGCCACCTACTTCATGTATCGCGACAGCGCGCAGGTGTTCGAGGACATCGGGCTGTGGAGCAACGGCTCGGCCACGGTCACCGGCCGCGGCGAGCCGGAGCAGGTGCAGACGATGAACGTCACCGACGGCACGCTGGGCGTGCTCGGCGTGCGGCCCGCGCTCGGTCGTGGCTTCAGCCGCGAGGATGACCTGCCGACCGGCCCCGATGTGGTGATGCTCTCGCATCGTTATTGGGAGCGGGTGTTCAGCAGCAGTCCGGCGGCGATTGGACAGTCACTGATGCTCAACGGCCGGGCGCACGAGGTGATCGGCGTGCTGCCCGAGGGCTTCCGCTTCCTGGATCAGAACCCGTCGCTCTTCGTCACGTTCCAGTTCAACCGCACCGAAATCCATGCGGCCGGCTTCAGCTATCAGGGCATCGCGCGGCTCAAGCCGGACACGTCGATCGCCCAGGCCAACGCGGATGTCGAACGGCTGCTGCCGACGTTGACAGAGCGCTTCCCGTTGCCGCCGGGCTTCACCCAGAAGATGTTCGAAGAGGCGAAATTCGGGAGCCTGGTTCGTCCGCTCGAGGTGGACGTGGTGGGCGACATCGGCAGCATGCTGTGGTTGATGCTCGGCACGGTCGCACTCGTGCTGCTCGTCGCCTGCGCCAATGTCGCCAACCTGTTCCTGGTGCGCGCCGAAGGACGCCAGCAGGAGCTGGCCGTGCGCCTGGCGCTCGGCGGCTCGGCGCGCCGGGTCGCGTGGGAGCTGATGTCGGAATCGCTGCTGGTCGCCATGCTGGGCGGCGTGCTCGGCGTGGGCCTGGCCTACGGCGGCATCCAGTTGCTCGTCTACCTGCAGCCGGCGCAACTGCCGCGCCTGAACGAGATCACCCTGGATCCCGTCGTGCTGGTGTTCACCCTCGGCCTGTCGCTCGTGGCGGGCCTGCTGTTCGGCGCGATCCCGGTGCTGAAGTATGCGAGGCCCCATCTCGCGGCCGCGCTCAAGGACAGCTCGCGCGGGTCGAGTGAAGGCCGCGAGCGGCATCGCGCGCGCAACACGTTCGTGGTGGCCCAGGTCGCGCTGGCGGCCATCCTGCTGGTGGCGTCTGGCCTGATGGTGCGCACGTTCCTCGCCATTCGCGACGTGCCGCCGGGCTTTACCAAGCCGGAAGAAGTGCTCACACTGCGCATTTCGATTCCCCAGGCCGTGGTCAGCAACGCCGGACAGGTGGCACAACTGCACGAGCAGATCGTGCGCCGCATCGAGGCGGTGCCTGGCGTGGTGTCGGTTGGCACCACCTCTTCGTTGCCGATGGACGGGAACAACAACAACGATCCGGTCTGGGTCGAGGACTTCCCGGCTCCCGAAGGGCAGATCCCGACGTTGCGGCGTCACAAGTACATCGGCGAAGGCTACTTCGCCGCGATGGGCAATCACATTGTCGCCGGGCGGGACCTGACGTGGCGCGACGTCCACACCTCGGCGCCCGTTGCGCTGATCAGCGACAACCTGGCGCGCGAGTACTGGAAGGACCCGTCACGAGCGGTCGGCCGGCGCATTCGCCGTTCGTCGCAGTCGCCCTGGATTGAAATCGTCGGCGTCGTCGGCGACGACCGGCAGGATGGCGCGACGCAGCCCTCGCCGACGATGGTTTACTGGCCGATCTTGACGACCGGCTTCGACAACCAGCCGTATATCCAGCGATCGCTGGCGTATGCGATCCGCTCGTCGCGGTTGCAATCGAGCACCTTCCTGCCGGAAGTGCAGCGCGCGGTGTGGAGCCTCAACCCCAACCTGCCGCTCGCGCGCGTGCGCACGCTGTCGCAGATTTACGACGAGTCGATGGCGCAGACGTCGTTCGTGCTGGTGATCCTCGGTATTGCCGCTGCGGTCACGCTGTTGCTCGGCGTGGTTGGCATCTACGGTGTGATCGCCTACATCGTGTCGCAGCGGCGCCGCGAGATCGGCATCCGCATGGCGCTCGGCGCGCACGGCGGCACGGTGCAGCGCATGTTCATCAGCCGCGGCGTCGCACTCGCCGGCATCGGCCTGGTGGTCGGCCTGGTGTCGGCCTCGCTGCTGATGCGCCTGCTCAGCTCGTTGCTGTTCGGCGTCAGCCCATTCGATCCGCTCACCTACGCCGCCGTGGTGACGGCGCTCGGCCTGGTCGCCCTGGTGGCCACCTGGCTCCCCGCCCGCCAGGCGACGCGCGTAGACCCCATGTCGGCGCTCCGCGCCGACTGA